The DNA segment gcttcccccaaatgcgctgtattggtgtctgtagctataatgcaaatgaggaggagcgaggcgggccAAGGacgagggtgggggtgtggccctgagtagcttgcagccacggtaccatgcactctgtttacagtggatgtatcgcaatggcgaggtgcacacagccattagccgtgttctgtaaatattctagaacacacaggagtgctggagctctatatctaaataatatcatatagcctacatagatatctatatcatattgtagtgactagggatgggcatttgaagaaatttccttgatcgagcatcgctagagttatcgatcaattatcgattaatcattaacttttttctaggctatattgaaattcccgttggtagaaaatgcagcatgtttttatcaatgaaatctttattccaacaataatgtatggggcaacattaatacaatacagttaacttgaagacctacaactgtttaacagttttaaaataataaatacaggcattataggttataggcctatgcggcgctcgtaaagtccgaacaatgcgcctacaagcgctcttaaaggtttggaaacgattcaacaagactaaatctgtagcctattccaattacaataagtagccaacttatcggacaacaataatcaaacaaaggcagtaggctaaaagtgggcattaaacggtataactgttttgaaaaaacgggggGAAAAGGCCGACACATAATGcctataggctgcagccgggtgcgcggaaaaggctcgcaacaaaaagatgagccacccatttacaaacaattgcatgaactagtctatctaaaagcaataccttattgaacatatataaggctgaacttgttgctaaaatatcacagttttggcaaaatgtaacgactccaagaggcaccaagccgaaagaaaagcggagcgagagacaacacattaagaaaaaaaagagcgactcacatacggtggtgactgtccctactgtccatagcatacagtaactccagcctacatatttttgtttaggaatataagcatgttaacatgctcgcgggtcagacgcgaacgcagccttgtaactgtcagtccagcagcagaaaacacccgctctgacgggaccgaagttgcggggatgcagaggtattgtcgcgctaactttgacaggaaccttcttccattcactttccaccagtcggcagggtggtatttctcccacatagtgatattcaattaaaGGCTTCAAGActccttttgatcgataacaatataaattgatcgacgcatttcttaacgatcgattatcgagcatcgattaattatgcccatccctagtagtgACTACATTATGGGTTCGTGTTCCCCTGTTACTGATCGAGTAGGAGGGAACTGGCTATGAGTCACGGGGTCTAGGTGGACTGTTTTTGCGGTTGCACGAGTTGTACTAGCCATGCACTGTGAGGGATTGTTCTGCTCTGTTTCTTGGATTAAAACGGTTATTATTTACGTTGCCTACATCCTCCATTTCCTCCGGCACTacactggtgaccccgacgttcgtttttgttatttatttgtttacaaaAAACGCGCGAGCGAACACTGCAATTCTGCAACATGTCCGCCCGAGGAAGACGTTCACAGCGGCAGACATCACCATCTCCTGTCAGGGTGACGCAGGACGTGCGCACCCCCACTCTTAAGCTGCCAGAGTTCTGGGACTCAACGCCTGCTGCATGGTTTGCTATAGTGAAGGCACATCTCAACAACCATGCTGTGGCTATGTTGGGCAGCTCCATCGCAGCGCGTGGGGTGGGGTTTCTGTCCGCCCCCCCGATGACAAACAAATATGAGCGCCTCAAGGCCCTGCCCCTGGAGACATTTGAGCTGTCCACCGCAGAGAGGGTGCGCCCCTTATTTGACATGTCAGACTTGGGAGTAGAGAGGCCCTCTGCACGTATGGAGAGGATGCTAAACCTCCTCGGTACAGAAGACCCCATGATCCTCTTCACGGAGCTGTTTATGCGCACACTACCAGCTCAGGTCAGGATGGCGCTGGCTAACGCCACCATCGTTGGACCCCGCTCCCTGGCCAGGGACGCGGACCGGTTCGTCTTGGCCATGCCTCAACGGTCCCCCGACCTGCTTGCTCCCGCGGCTGCCCTGCCACCGGACCGTCGCAGGAGAGCGAAGGACGACGCCAGACCCTCTGGCCAGCAGTGTAACGCTGCGGGCCATTGTTTCTACCACGCCACTTTTGGCGCCAAGGCCAAACGGTGCCGCTTGCCCTGCTGTATTCCCCGCCAACTGGAGACGCCCCCTCTTCGAGGCGGTACACAGCTTGTCTCACCCAGGTAGGAAACCGTCCTCGGGGCTGGTGTCAGAGAAGTTCGTCTGGCACGGGCTCAAGAGAGATGTGAGGGCCTGGGTTGACACTTGCACTGCCTGTCAACGCGCCACGGTGCATCGCCATGTCAAGGCCCCCCTGGAAGAGTTCTCGGTGCCCGAGCGGAGGTTCGACCATGTCAACGTGGACCTGGTGGGACCCCTGCCCCCCTCGCACGGCTTCACCTACCTCTTTACCATGGTGGACAGGACGACGCGCTGGCCGGAAGCAGTCCCGCTCTCCTCAACGACAGCCCCCGACTTGGCCCGGGCGTTCATTGCGGTGTGGGACTCCCGCTACGGCACTCATGCTGACCCCTCCTCTGACCGTGGCCCGCAGTTTACTTCGGAGCTGTGGGCGGCGGGGGCAGAGAATCTGGGGGTCAAGCTCCACCGCACTACCGCCTACCACCCGCAGGCTAACAGACTTGTTGAGCGCTTTCATCGCTCCATGAAGGCTGCCCTTCGAGCCAGCCTCACGGACAGCAACTGGCTCGACAAACTGCCTTGGGTTATGCTGGAGCTCAGGACAGCGCCCAAGGAGGACCTCCGGTAATCGTCGGCCGAGCTGGGGTTCGGACAGCCGCTGTGGGTCCCTGGTGACTTCATCCCCAAGTCGACGGAGCCCTGGTCCGCCTCCGCTCATCGCGCCTCCCTGCTGGACGGCGCAAGGTCCTTGCCCCGGTCCCGACCAAGTGGCATGGCGTCCCTGCTTCGCAGGTGCCCCCGGAGCTGCAGTCAGCGGGTTACGTTTTCATCCGCCCTTGACGGCTACAGGGCTCCGCTACGACCTCCCCTATGATGGACCCTTCCATGTCATCGAGGCAGGAGCCAAGTACTTCTAGGTTGACATGGGGGGGTaagcctgagtgtgtgtctgttgatcGCCTCAAACCGGCTCACTTGGACCTTGAACTGCCCCCAGACTTGGCTCTGCCACCGCGCAGGGGCCGCCCCCCGCCCGTCCTAccccccctgtgcccccccccctccagcccctacAAGCCCCCACAACTTGCGGCCCTCCTGTCGTCGcttccccccgccccgcccaacAAGAGGATGTGATGGACGATGTCACGCCTCCTCCCGCACCTCCTGACTTAGCCTACAGTCGTAGGGGCCGGGCCATACGCCCTCCTCGCCGCGGGGATTTTGAATATTGAGGTGAAGACTgggggggctggtgtagtgactACATTATGGGTTTGTGTTCCCCTCTTACTGATCGAGTGGGAGGGAACTGGCTATGAGTCACGGGGTCTAGGGGGACTGTTTTTGCGGTTGCACGAGTTGTTCTAGCCATGCACTGTGAGTGAttgtccttctctgtctcttggAAAAACGGTTATTATTACGTtgcctccttttcctccagcactacaatataatatatattatcacggccaaaagctgtgtgagccgatattatgaatctcaaacgaccgcgttgggttctccgacgttcctggttcttccacgtccacatcaatgtgaagtagactgaaccgcgacgaggagaaagggattgttgccgggtagcgcttaggcacctccgcctcctgcagcgccgaggcggtggtcccttggcagcgggaagcggggctcaagcaggagacattcgccgccaacaatccctttctcctccatgttgtggttcataatcttgagggagtcaaagacaaagttcctttcccccaattcattctcatccatggctgagataacccccactacgagtctcgttgtagaaataccagagacgagagtccgacgtgttgtcagggccggatctaccattagggcccacggcactgtgcccaggggccccaaccattcccagccagtgggggggcaccacacgaaagaaacttttttatttttttttatgaatgtttgtactcttaaaatagttatacatggtattattaaatagggtattcaattaaaattcattattaaaacGAATGTCATAAGAACAGCAATATAGTGATTCTGAACAATATAGTGGCCTAATGTGACAGTTAACCCCCCTCTCATAACCTGTCAATTGAGCCAGTCCACCTATGGTGATTGATGACATTTTTTTTCCTGATTTttttcggggaggggggggggggggccttcagacatttgtgcccaggggccTATGATTTGTTAATCCAGCCCTGCGTGTTGTGCGCCATAataccaaaagcagaacggttatccaaataacaaggaagtgtacaacacttgcgttacagttcTGGacctctatatctaaataatatcatataatacatattatcacggcctgCTGCCGgatgcccgctgccgggcggtggtgcttcgcggcggtggtgcctcgcggcaaccggcggcatgtcgcagttcatgtacttcagggagtcaaagccaaagttcctttcccccaattccttctcaaccatggctgagataaaccccactacagtctcattgtggaaatacaagagacgtcaaagaaccgacaaaaAACACTTGcggtacagtgtgtgtattcacacacacacacacacacacacatgtggcgctcgcacggtcgtggctcattggcgggccaaagtctctgggcgggccaggcagagtaaggggaggagcttactgCAGTGTGACGACATAAGAAACCACATTCCAattcagcgcgcttgagcctcttttttttcaaaggcgagcagaacacctagtgctcattttacaccgaacgcaagttttagccactggggaaCCATAGGCAgcctaggggaactcatatttatgttaggaaacctcataaagtcagattttcatgccatggcaccttGGTATTGGTTAGAATTTGTTAGTATAGATAAGTAATAGTATTAGATGGTATTGGTGTTAGTTAGTATAAGTTAGTGTTTTTGGTTAATATTGGTTAGTAATAGTATAAGTTGGAATAGGGTTAGTATTGGTTACTACTTGTTTGAGTTAGTATTACTTAATGTTGCTTCTCATGTTGTGGCagggaggagctgctggtgtCCCGGGACGAGGCGGAGAGCAAGGTCAGGGAGGCGGAGCAGAGGAGCAGGTTGGTGGAGCATAGGGGCAGGGAGCTGCAGGCGGTCATCCAGCAGGTCTCTGAGGACTTCCAGaaggtaggggtgtgtgtgtgtgtgtgtctgtgtctgtctgtcagtctgtgatTAATCTGCATGTGCATAGTcttgatatatgtgtgtgtgtccagtcccaGGCCTTGGTTTCTTGTCTGGAGCGGTCTCTCTACTCCTTACAGACAGAACACAACAACCTCAAGTTACAGCAGCACAAGGTGACAGTGGAGCCCTCAAGCTGGCTGTTTTATATCTATGTCAATATTTCGGTATCTTGTGCCATGTACCCTCTATCTATCTAGTGATATGTATGTCTCcaggcggaggtggtggaggaagacCATGCCTCCACCCTATCAGAGCTCCAGGCCAAGGTGGTCAGTCTAGAGAGAAGGCTGCAGCAGGAATTCAGCCTGGACCAGCACCTCCAGgggctgatggaggaggtctACACCTACAAGCTACACCCTCCCTATCAACCCCCAGTCCTTCTcagtccctcccctcacccccaatCCCTCAGCCTcagtccctcccctcaccctcagtccctcccctcaccccagtccctcccctcaccccagtccctcccctcaccccagtccctcccctcaccccagtccctcccctcaccctcagtccctcccctcacccccagtCCCTCATCCCCAGTCGCTCCCCTCACCCTcagtccctcccctcacccaagtccctcccccccccacccccagtgcctcccctccctcccagtccctcccctccctcacttaCTCCCTTCTTCAtactccctgaccacctgaatctcctcctctccacagaagcgggaggtggagcagagacTGGAGAAGGCAAGGGAGGACCTGTTGGAGGCCAGGACAAGCCATGCGGACACTGTCAGCTCCCTAGAagcacaggtacacacatacacacagacacaccatagAGACACTCCCCAGCCAGCAAATGTCCCTTAAACAAAAAGGAGCTTAACATTCAACCTCTACTTCTGGTATTGTCACCCAGAATCTTTGCAGAGATACACTATCTCTATGTTCTAGACCCTACCTTGTGTCTCCTCAGGTGAGCATGGCCAGTGGCACGGTGGGCGAGCTGCAGACCCTCCTCCGACACAAGGAAGACTCGTCCAAGTCCTACCGAGAGAGAACCGACGCTCAGGTCAGACCCAGGACCCATAGTGCCCCCACCATCAGCCATTTACCCTCTAGTGAAATCACATGTTGGGGGCTCATCCAGGTGTTGAGTTTACACGGTCCAGATGGAGTGCAGGGCCGCCCCTTCAGTGGGGGTCCATCATGTAGGGCGGCCCCTTCAGCAGGTGGTCAAGATGGCGGAGGTGTGTAGGGCCACCCTTTAGCGGGGGGGTCATCTTGGATCCTGAGGCGGGGCCAAACAGTGTGAGGGGCCCAGTTAGTGTTTCCTGTGTTGTTAAGGATCAATTCATCCAAAGATCAACTTATTTGCGAGTGCAAGATGGAGGTTTCAGAAGTCTATTTTAACAAATCTGGTTATAAAGGGGCCAGTTTATTACACAGGATGATTGGGACCCATCTAGCGACACTTTGTTTCAGGATGTTGGTGTCCGGGCACTTTCCACAAGCTGTGGGTAAAGTGAAGTTTACCATTGGTTTTGTTTGCCAAGCAGGGATTCGGACAATAGGAAGATGATGCTATTGTTGAAGTTATGGTTCTGTCTTTTTGATCTGTGATTAATGGTCAGCCATATCACGTTTGTTGTGGTTCAGCCGGTTGTTTCCAGTAAAAACCTGTTCCATGTGACACATGTCTACAGACCCCTGCCACTTGCAATATGAGTCCAAACTAATTTGAAGTGAAAGAAAATGTCCCCAAGATCTGAAGTTTCTTTTCCGTTTCTGAAGTCATCATAATGCCCCTGGGTGGACCCtcacacttgtgatgtcactatggcTTCCTTTTGAAATGTCTTGTAATGGATGATCAAAACCagcacacccaccaccaccacgatggtggcggtggagtagtggtggtggttgtgctcCATgacccctccctgtctccctgcagATCACAGCCCTCGAGCAGCAGGTGGTGGAGGCAAGAGGGAAGGTCCAGAGAGCTGAGCGGGAGATCACTGAGCTGCAGGACGAGCTGAGCACAATGGTGAGGAGCAGCAGCTGAGAACCAAGACTCACACAGTCTTGAACACCCAATAAAAATGTTCCATGGATTCATGAATTCACCATCATTCATAAAATACGATGTATTGTATTAATCCTAGATGGGATATGTTGGTATCACAGTAGAAATGACAGGACAATGGTAGAAAAACATTATACGAGACGAGTAAGATTCAGTAAATAATGTGTATGcgtttctctctctgctcctcagcAAACAGGTTGGTTATCCGAGAAGGCATCGCTGGACCAGCAGTTGGTGGTAGAGAAGCAGCTCAGAGAGGACACCAATGATAGACTAGAGCAGGAGAAGGCCATCGTCAAATCAGAGAGCCAGACCATGCAGGAGGCTCTATGCCTCAGGATGGTGAGACAAGATTGGCCAAGTGTTTtcaataatcatttaaatactgTTGTTACACCGACTAGGTGTACTCTTGCCTCAGCCCATCGTTTCTGCTTGTTAGAAACCTGTCAACAAACGCAGTGCGTTTCTAGTATGGTGTATAGAGTAGACACTTTCAGAATGCTTGGAGGACTTTCTGGGGGAAATTATTCACAGCATGCTGCTGTAGCTCTATGCGCATCTGCAtaattttaattatttacattgttatatgtattatattataactTATTAAACTAGATCTTGTAGCCAGAGATGAGTCTGGGTTAAGAACATAGAGAAAATAGTCTAGCTAGTACAGTCATGGGGAAGTAGAGGAGCAGATCTCACCTGAGATGTGAGGATCAGGTCTCCGTGGTGACCGCAGAGTGCATAGGAGACGTTGCAGAACCCCCTCTATTGCCTCCGAAGGGGGGAGGTAGACGGAGTGTGACAGATTTATACCTGACTCTCCAATATAGTATAGGGTTGTTTGATTGTTTGGTTGTTTGATATGTATATGCATTGAGGTGCTTCGCTCCCATTCATGTGTGTCTCACTtccagagggaggtggaggaggacaagaggtgtatggaggaggagaagcggaGTCTCGAGGAGGCGAAGAGGggtatggaggaggagagggacaagGCCTTCACCTCCCTCCAGGCCCGGGCAGAGGAGCTGACTGCAGCCAGGGTAAGAGCACACTGCTCTCCTTAAGGCCAACATAAACTTCTGCAGCCATCGTTTTCaggttcaagtgtgtgtgtgtgtgtgtgtgtgtgtgtgtgtgtgtgtgtgtgtgtgtgcgtgtgcgtgcgtgcgtgcgtgcgcgctaGGCGGAGGTGGTCAGCCGTCAGACAGTGAGTGTGGAGATAGCCATGGCTCTTGAGGACAGCAGGAGGCAGAAGGAGGAACTTCAAGCACAGGTCACACACTCACCATATGACATTGGGTTAAATCTTTTGCGTGATTTTATCTTCTGTGGTTAGACGTTGGTGTTCTACAAGTCTggctttcttatttttttaatgaatgaatatTGCCAACCACAACATCGTTTATGCAAATTACCTCTTTAGGATAACCTCATGCAAATACTGCAGAAGCAGAGAATCCCGATCGTCACATTAATGGATTTCTGTCCCCCTTCCCTCGTGGACATGGCCTTAGTGCTGCCTTTGTCCTTTCGTGACCTTTAGTTTGGTATTCCAAATCTCAGGTGGGAGACCTGCTGAAGTCCCATGATGAAGTGCAACAGAAAGTGACCGGTCTCACTAATCAGCTGGccaagagagaggagcagattaCTATGCTCAAGAATGGTATGAACCTTATACGAGCCCCTAATGTGATTATGTGTAAGATTCCACCTTACAGGGCTGATTTGCATTTGGTTTACCATCAGGTATTTTCGCCTTATGCAGCCTCTGGTGGTCTTTAAAAGTGTGTTTATGGTCACTTAGTTATGTAAATTCTTCTCTTGATCATGTTGATTAAACATTGATTTAAACATTGATTTAAACATTGagttatattagttttattTTGTACGAAATGAGGCTATATGTATGTGCCATTCCAACTAGTTTGCTTAgaatttgtatattttattttgtatacaAATTATTAGCGTCTTCTGGTTGACGTCCCTCCAGTGTTTAACTCTGACCCTATCTCAGACCTCGAGGCATCCAGGGGAGGTGTTGTGGAGCTCCAGGCCCAGGTCCAGGCCCAGCTGGAGGGCCAGCGAGCCCAGGCTAAGCAGCAGGAGGCGGAGAAGGACCAGCAGCTGGCCTGCCTCCAGGAGGACGCCGTCAGCCAATTACAGCTGTTGGACTCCTGCCAATCACGGGTCAGGACTGCACACCTTTCTACACGTAAAATATGACGAAGGCTCCCGTAGGGTGTAGGGCTGTAGTTTGGAGGCTTTATTTTGGATTCTAATGTGTGGTGAGGAGTCAGTATTGTGACTTTCTTTATTCCAATAGAATCAATAATAATAGTTAATTATTTACTGCTGTTTTATCTTATATGTTGGCCCTTGAGGACCTATGGATTCCCAGTCCTCTTCCTACGCTGCTGCACACATCTTTGTGGTCCACATTGAAAAATGGAGAAGGATAATAAAGCAttcattcagggcatttagaagacgctttcatccagagCGACTTCAATGTAGCTCCAGACTGAGGAGTCTCCTCTGTCTGCAGATCTCCTTCCTGGAAGTGGAGGTGGAGACCCTGACGGAGCAGCTCCAGCCCCCGGATACCTGCGTCCCGCCGGAGCTAAACGGGGCGGTGACGGTAGACGACCTCGACCTGCTCCAGAAGACCAACCGAGacctggagcagcagctggccgACAAGAACCGGGTCTGCAGCCTCACTTATCCTCCTATGTAACCTACCATGTAAATGGAGAGGTGGACGTTTATATAACCTACCGTGTGAACGGAGAGGTGGACGTTTATATAACCTACCGTGTGAATGGAGAGGTG comes from the Gadus chalcogrammus isolate NIFS_2021 chromosome 6, NIFS_Gcha_1.0, whole genome shotgun sequence genome and includes:
- the golga1 gene encoding golgin subfamily A member 1 isoform X1, encoding MTRLQRYEEEMFAKLKKKIAEEAATAPRTGARIPRSASKESITSGGADSGDDFASDGSSSRDDLSSQVLRRNDQVRRLEAKLTDYAEQLRILQKTKEKVEFALEKHQDSSMRKLQEQNESNQAGRAKMAEGLTLALEKRDQEWMEKMGVLEKEKEVLRMQVEELTEKSLTLFQKRDDRDELETFQQQELAKVKHMLLRKEEQLSQREKELEGKEVQLQAARRSLAEAQGRLLLLGQEHQEISQLNTELEIEREELLVSRDEAESKVREAEQRSRLVEHRGRELQAVIQQVSEDFQKSQALVSCLERSLYSLQTEHNNLKLQQHKAEVVEEDHASTLSELQAKVVSLERRLQQEFSLDQHLQGLMEEKREVEQRLEKAREDLLEARTSHADTVSSLEAQVSMASGTVGELQTLLRHKEDSSKSYRERTDAQITALEQQVVEARGKVQRAEREITELQDELSTMQTGWLSEKASLDQQLVVEKQLREDTNDRLEQEKAIVKSESQTMQEALCLRMREVEEDKRCMEEEKRSLEEAKRGMEEERDKAFTSLQARAEELTAARAEVVSRQTVSVEIAMALEDSRRQKEELQAQVGDLLKSHDEVQQKVTGLTNQLAKREEQITMLKNDLEASRGGVVELQAQVQAQLEGQRAQAKQQEAEKDQQLACLQEDAVSQLQLLDSCQSRISFLEVEVETLTEQLQPPDTCVPPELNGAVTVDDLDLLQKTNRDLEQQLADKNRTIKQLQQRLAELKRTFQKELKLKPDLEPQGRVERATEDRGERQDQRPSSDPLATTCTSFTTSSPAPPPGPAPLPGLATPRRPTSTSTCTVTVTNTSDLNDSREINFEYLKHVVLKFMSCREAEAFHLIRAVSVLLNFTREEEDLLKKTLEYKMSWFGSKPSPKGSIRPSISGAAAQWS
- the golga1 gene encoding golgin subfamily A member 1 isoform X4, yielding MRKLQEQNESNQAGRAKMAEGLTLALEKRDQEWMEKMGVLEKEKEVLRMQVEELTEKSLTLFQKRDDRDELETFQQQELAKVKHMLLRKEEQLSQREKELEGKEVQLQAARRSLAEAQGRLLLLGQEHQEISQLNTELEIEREELLVSRDEAESKVREAEQRSRLVEHRGRELQAVIQQVSEDFQKSQALVSCLERSLYSLQTEHNNLKLQQHKAEVVEEDHASTLSELQAKVVSLERRLQQEFSLDQHLQGLMEEKREVEQRLEKAREDLLEARTSHADTVSSLEAQVSMASGTVGELQTLLRHKEDSSKSYRERTDAQITALEQQVVEARGKVQRAEREITELQDELSTMQTGWLSEKASLDQQLVVEKQLREDTNDRLEQEKAIVKSESQTMQEALCLRMREVEEDKRCMEEEKRSLEEAKRGMEEERDKAFTSLQARAEELTAARAEVVSRQTVSVEIAMALEDSRRQKEELQAQVGDLLKSHDEVQQKVTGLTNQLAKREEQITMLKNDLEASRGGVVELQAQVQAQLEGQRAQAKQQEAEKDQQLACLQEDAVSQLQLLDSCQSRISFLEVEVETLTEQLQPPDTCVPPELNGAVTVDDLDLLQKTNRDLEQQLADKNRTIKQLQQRLAELKRTFQKELKLKPDLEPQGRVERATEDRGERQDQRPSSDPLATTCTSFTTSSPAPPPGPAPLPGLATPRRPTSTSTCTVTVTNTSDLNDSREINFEYLKHVVLKFMSCREAEAFHLIRAVSVLLNFTREEEDLLKKTLEYKMSWFGSKPSPKGSIRPSISGAAAQWS
- the golga1 gene encoding golgin subfamily A member 1 isoform X2 gives rise to the protein MFAKLKKKIAEEAATAPRTGARIPRSASKESITSGGADSGDDFASDGSSSRDDLSSQVLRRNDQVRRLEAKLTDYAEQLRILQKTKEKVEFALEKHQDSSMRKLQEQNESNQAGRAKMAEGLTLALEKRDQEWMEKMGVLEKEKEVLRMQVEELTEKSLTLFQKRDDRDELETFQQQELAKVKHMLLRKEEQLSQREKELEGKEVQLQAARRSLAEAQGRLLLLGQEHQEISQLNTELEIEREELLVSRDEAESKVREAEQRSRLVEHRGRELQAVIQQVSEDFQKSQALVSCLERSLYSLQTEHNNLKLQQHKAEVVEEDHASTLSELQAKVVSLERRLQQEFSLDQHLQGLMEEKREVEQRLEKAREDLLEARTSHADTVSSLEAQVSMASGTVGELQTLLRHKEDSSKSYRERTDAQITALEQQVVEARGKVQRAEREITELQDELSTMQTGWLSEKASLDQQLVVEKQLREDTNDRLEQEKAIVKSESQTMQEALCLRMREVEEDKRCMEEEKRSLEEAKRGMEEERDKAFTSLQARAEELTAARAEVVSRQTVSVEIAMALEDSRRQKEELQAQVGDLLKSHDEVQQKVTGLTNQLAKREEQITMLKNDLEASRGGVVELQAQVQAQLEGQRAQAKQQEAEKDQQLACLQEDAVSQLQLLDSCQSRISFLEVEVETLTEQLQPPDTCVPPELNGAVTVDDLDLLQKTNRDLEQQLADKNRTIKQLQQRLAELKRTFQKELKLKPDLEPQGRVERATEDRGERQDQRPSSDPLATTCTSFTTSSPAPPPGPAPLPGLATPRRPTSTSTCTVTVTNTSDLNDSREINFEYLKHVVLKFMSCREAEAFHLIRAVSVLLNFTREEEDLLKKTLEYKMSWFGSKPSPKGSIRPSISGAAAQWS
- the golga1 gene encoding golgin subfamily A member 1 isoform X3, with the protein product MTRLQRYEEEMFAKLKKKIAEEAATAPRTGARIPRSASKESITSGGADSGDDFASDGSSSRDDLSSQVLRRNDQVRRLEAKLTASMRKLQEQNESNQAGRAKMAEGLTLALEKRDQEWMEKMGVLEKEKEVLRMQVEELTEKSLTLFQKRDDRDELETFQQQELAKVKHMLLRKEEQLSQREKELEGKEVQLQAARRSLAEAQGRLLLLGQEHQEISQLNTELEIEREELLVSRDEAESKVREAEQRSRLVEHRGRELQAVIQQVSEDFQKSQALVSCLERSLYSLQTEHNNLKLQQHKAEVVEEDHASTLSELQAKVVSLERRLQQEFSLDQHLQGLMEEKREVEQRLEKAREDLLEARTSHADTVSSLEAQVSMASGTVGELQTLLRHKEDSSKSYRERTDAQITALEQQVVEARGKVQRAEREITELQDELSTMQTGWLSEKASLDQQLVVEKQLREDTNDRLEQEKAIVKSESQTMQEALCLRMREVEEDKRCMEEEKRSLEEAKRGMEEERDKAFTSLQARAEELTAARAEVVSRQTVSVEIAMALEDSRRQKEELQAQVGDLLKSHDEVQQKVTGLTNQLAKREEQITMLKNDLEASRGGVVELQAQVQAQLEGQRAQAKQQEAEKDQQLACLQEDAVSQLQLLDSCQSRISFLEVEVETLTEQLQPPDTCVPPELNGAVTVDDLDLLQKTNRDLEQQLADKNRTIKQLQQRLAELKRTFQKELKLKPDLEPQGRVERATEDRGERQDQRPSSDPLATTCTSFTTSSPAPPPGPAPLPGLATPRRPTSTSTCTVTVTNTSDLNDSREINFEYLKHVVLKFMSCREAEAFHLIRAVSVLLNFTREEEDLLKKTLEYKMSWFGSKPSPKGSIRPSISGAAAQWS